The following proteins are co-located in the Abditibacteriaceae bacterium genome:
- a CDS encoding molybdenum cofactor biosynthesis protein B — translation MAQHPDHAAANQRLENTLPQNPLRTSSPSTEEHRAEAPGKVRCFVLTVSDTRDAESDTSGFLIRDALEDAGHAIVGSRIVRDEESAIVDAVRTATDGIADPEVIVVTGGSGIGARDVSPEALRPLLTKELPGFGEIFRVLSFEEIGAAAMLSRAFAGVIGRTLLFVLPGSTNAVKLAMHKLIVPELGHLVREVRPERRGE, via the coding sequence ATGGCACAACATCCCGATCACGCGGCGGCGAATCAGCGACTGGAAAATACGCTGCCCCAAAATCCTTTACGCACTTCATCGCCTTCAACTGAAGAACATCGCGCCGAAGCGCCCGGCAAAGTGCGTTGCTTTGTCCTCACCGTTTCCGACACGCGCGACGCCGAAAGCGATACCAGCGGTTTTCTCATTCGCGATGCGCTTGAAGACGCCGGACACGCGATTGTTGGCAGCCGCATTGTGCGCGATGAGGAATCGGCGATTGTCGATGCGGTGCGCACCGCAACTGACGGCATCGCCGACCCGGAAGTGATTGTCGTCACCGGCGGCAGCGGCATCGGCGCGCGCGATGTTTCGCCCGAAGCCCTGCGGCCTTTGCTCACCAAGGAATTACCTGGTTTCGGCGAAATTTTCCGTGTGCTTTCGTTTGAAGAAATCGGCGCGGCGGCGATGCTTTCCCGAGCGTTCGCCGGTGTTATCGGGCGCACTCTTCTTTTCGTTTTGCCTGGCAGCACCAACGCGGTGAAGCTGGCCATGCACAAACTGATCGTTCCCGAACTGGGCCATCTGGTGCGCGAAGTGCGCCCCGAGCGGCGCGGCGAATAA
- a CDS encoding YbfB/YjiJ family MFS transporter — protein sequence MNFSSPRAQTTLAALWLALGPAVALGFGRFGYALVLPAMRADLGWTYSQAGMLNTANAMGYLLGALMAAPLLRRIPARRALLGGLAAAIAALFLAGFVREFSLLLAARALVGVAGAWTFISATGLAARLGSSEADGALALGISISGPGFGTVATGILVPFVLNGDAAHWPRAWMVMGALGALLWPLIAWGTRSAPTNAQPKNTMPVASEVSNTSLVPMALIVSAYFLFGLGYIAYMTFLVAYVRALQASAATVAWVWATLGVSMIVSTFVWKGPLAKNRGGQTLALMGLGGAASALFPLVSDALPALVLSAIGFGLSTMPVFTAVTMLIRRHLAPSAWSSAIAWATVIFAAGQSLGPLGSGALSDRFGLVASLLWTASILTIAALVAWQHKPIASAS from the coding sequence ATGAATTTTTCTTCACCCCGCGCGCAAACGACATTGGCAGCGTTGTGGCTGGCACTCGGCCCGGCGGTCGCGCTGGGATTTGGGCGCTTTGGCTATGCGCTCGTTTTGCCCGCAATGCGCGCCGACCTGGGCTGGACATACAGCCAGGCTGGAATGCTGAACACAGCGAACGCAATGGGCTACCTCTTAGGCGCTCTCATGGCAGCACCTCTTCTACGACGCATTCCGGCGCGGCGTGCTCTCTTGGGTGGCTTGGCTGCTGCAATTGCTGCGTTGTTTCTCGCTGGCTTTGTGCGCGAATTTTCGTTGCTGCTCGCAGCACGCGCCCTTGTTGGAGTTGCGGGTGCGTGGACATTTATTTCAGCCACAGGCTTGGCCGCGCGTTTGGGAAGCAGCGAAGCCGATGGCGCGCTTGCACTGGGAATTTCAATATCGGGGCCGGGCTTTGGAACCGTTGCAACGGGCATTCTGGTGCCCTTTGTTCTTAATGGTGACGCCGCTCACTGGCCGCGCGCCTGGATGGTGATGGGCGCGTTGGGTGCCCTGCTCTGGCCGCTCATCGCGTGGGGCACACGCAGCGCGCCCACAAACGCGCAGCCGAAAAACACAATGCCTGTCGCTTCCGAAGTCTCAAATACTTCGCTCGTTCCGATGGCATTAATCGTCTCGGCGTACTTTCTTTTCGGGCTGGGCTACATCGCGTATATGACGTTTCTGGTGGCTTATGTGCGGGCGCTGCAAGCGAGCGCCGCGACGGTTGCGTGGGTGTGGGCCACGCTCGGCGTCTCGATGATCGTTTCGACATTTGTCTGGAAAGGCCCGCTGGCTAAAAATCGCGGCGGGCAAACGCTGGCCCTGATGGGGCTGGGCGGCGCAGCCAGCGCGCTCTTTCCACTCGTATCTGATGCACTTCCGGCTTTAGTTCTTTCCGCAATTGGCTTCGGGCTTTCAACGATGCCAGTGTTCACCGCGGTCACGATGCTGATTCGTCGTCATCTGGCACCATCGGCGTGGAGCAGTGCTATTGCGTGGGCGACCGTCATTTTTGCCGCCGGACAAAGTCTGGGGCCGCTCGGTTCGGGCGCGCTGTCAGATCGGTTCGGTCTGGTTGCTTCCCTTTTGTGGACAGCCTCGATTCTCACGATTGCAGCACTTGTAGCGTGGCAGCATAAACCGATTGCGAGCGCGAGCTAA
- the mutL gene encoding DNA mismatch repair endonuclease MutL has product MSRIRALAPEVANQIAAGEVVERPANAVKELVENAIDAGARRIEIEIEEGGKKLIRVRDDGTGMSGEELVLALQRHATSKLETAADLQSIQTLGFRGEALPSIASVSHCEIVSRLHDSDIGTRVEVEGGKVNDISEIGCAAGTEITIRGLFFNTPARFKFLKSDAAESGRISEMVGQLALAYPHIAFRLRSNGNETLRSEAGGVSLNAVTCVLGRDIARQMLPIAAPAEVAEGEIRVAGFAGRPQLTRSNRNLQLIFVNGRLIKSRSLQHAIAAAYEGLLHGHNRFPIAVVFLDVPPNSVDVNVHPTKSEVRFAREWEVHHALRVALRETLVSSQLAPDWGFARDAQITGPFHSVPANATPSTVEIDRTPVDRAAIPPADFQGFHHDVAPTGGSIQQFRAASQNFAGNGYAPQPFSYSPPLEQGQSALPGVAAPEAETLALRPLGQISNNAYILCEGRDGLYIVCQHRAHERILADRAIAAAEGRPVEAQRLVIPYTAEVGPRALAAIEENGALLQDLGFEVEPFGGASVLVRSVPTLVAGKDYEIAFHDLVDDLASGGAGLTIQERRRALLTMLSCKNAIKAGDPLRPEQIQGLLDDLMTVPNPGICPHGQPILIKISTLELDKKFEREYASR; this is encoded by the coding sequence ATGTCCCGTATTCGCGCACTCGCGCCCGAAGTTGCCAATCAAATTGCCGCTGGCGAAGTTGTCGAGCGTCCGGCCAACGCCGTCAAGGAGTTGGTCGAAAACGCCATCGACGCCGGTGCGCGCCGCATCGAGATCGAGATCGAGGAAGGCGGCAAGAAACTCATTCGCGTGCGCGACGACGGCACTGGCATGAGTGGCGAAGAACTCGTTCTGGCCTTGCAGCGCCACGCGACGAGCAAGCTCGAAACTGCCGCCGATTTGCAAAGCATCCAGACGCTGGGCTTTCGCGGCGAAGCCTTACCTTCCATTGCCAGTGTTTCCCATTGCGAAATCGTGTCGCGCTTGCACGACAGCGACATCGGCACGCGCGTCGAAGTCGAAGGCGGAAAAGTCAACGACATTTCCGAAATCGGTTGCGCGGCGGGAACTGAGATCACGATTCGTGGGTTGTTCTTCAATACGCCCGCGCGCTTTAAATTTCTCAAGAGCGACGCCGCCGAAAGCGGACGCATTTCGGAAATGGTCGGGCAACTGGCCCTCGCGTATCCGCACATCGCATTTCGCTTGCGTTCAAACGGCAACGAAACGTTGCGCAGCGAAGCGGGCGGCGTTTCGCTCAATGCGGTGACGTGCGTTCTGGGCCGCGACATCGCGCGCCAGATGCTGCCGATTGCCGCGCCTGCCGAAGTTGCCGAAGGCGAAATCCGCGTTGCGGGATTCGCCGGACGCCCGCAACTGACGCGGAGCAATCGCAACTTGCAGCTGATTTTCGTCAATGGCCGCCTTATTAAATCGCGTTCGTTGCAGCACGCCATCGCCGCCGCTTATGAAGGGCTTTTGCATGGGCACAATCGCTTTCCGATTGCCGTGGTGTTTCTCGATGTGCCGCCGAATTCCGTGGATGTCAATGTGCATCCAACCAAAAGCGAAGTGCGTTTTGCGCGCGAATGGGAAGTGCATCACGCGCTGCGCGTAGCGCTACGCGAAACGCTGGTTTCGTCGCAGCTTGCGCCCGATTGGGGCTTTGCGCGCGATGCTCAGATAACTGGCCCGTTCCATTCTGTGCCCGCCAACGCCACACCAAGTACGGTCGAAATCGACCGTACTCCGGTAGATCGCGCAGCGATCCCGCCCGCAGATTTTCAAGGGTTTCATCACGATGTCGCACCGACGGGCGGCAGCATTCAGCAGTTTCGTGCGGCGAGTCAAAATTTCGCGGGCAATGGCTACGCACCTCAGCCATTCTCTTATTCGCCGCCGCTTGAACAAGGGCAAAGCGCACTGCCCGGCGTCGCTGCGCCCGAAGCGGAAACTCTCGCGCTGCGTCCGTTGGGGCAGATTTCCAACAACGCTTACATTTTGTGCGAAGGCCGCGACGGGCTTTACATTGTGTGCCAGCATCGCGCGCATGAGCGCATTTTGGCCGACCGCGCGATTGCAGCCGCCGAAGGTCGTCCGGTCGAAGCGCAGCGGCTCGTCATTCCGTACACCGCTGAAGTTGGGCCGCGCGCTCTGGCCGCGATTGAAGAAAACGGGGCGCTGCTCCAAGATTTGGGCTTTGAAGTCGAGCCGTTTGGCGGCGCGTCGGTGCTGGTGCGCAGTGTGCCGACTCTGGTTGCGGGCAAAGATTACGAAATCGCATTTCACGATTTGGTCGATGATCTGGCGAGTGGCGGCGCGGGCCTCACGATTCAGGAACGCCGCCGCGCGTTGCTGACAATGCTGTCTTGCAAAAATGCCATTAAAGCGGGCGACCCTTTGCGTCCCGAACAAATTCAGGGCTTGCTCGATGATTTGATGACGGTGCCCAATCCGGGAATTTGCCCTCACGGCCAGCCGATTCTTATCAAGATTTCGACGCTCGAACTCGATAAGAAATTTGAACGCGAATATGCCTCGCGATAG
- the purB gene encoding adenylosuccinate lyase, with amino-acid sequence MNFELEALSPLDGRYAAATRGVANHFSEAALIKARVRVEIEWLLMLSRREEIAEVRTFSTGEEATLRRIGTEIQAERVKEIEATTRHDVKAVEYAIKEQLEKTSLADVKEWVHFACTSEDINNLAHGLMLRGGIEEVWLPLAREVVAETYALAQQHAELPLLARTHGQTASPTTVGKELAVFVRRWKRAIQSVESIEYLGKINGAVGNWNAHTAAYPDAPWQEISRDFVQSLGLTYNPLTTQIEAHDYMAELFDGVARFNTILLDFDRDIWTYISLGYFKQKLVAGEVGSSTMPHKVNPIDFENSEANIGLANAIFNHLSGKLPVSRLQRDLTDSSALRNMGVGVGYSVVALSSVKRGLKKLEANEAKLLGDLDEAWEVLGEAVQTVMRKAGHENPYEKLKELTRGARITAATMREFVEALDLPDADKTRLREMTPASYIGLAPELVEHAQ; translated from the coding sequence ATGAATTTTGAACTTGAAGCGTTGTCTCCTCTCGATGGTCGTTATGCTGCCGCTACGCGTGGCGTCGCCAATCACTTTTCCGAAGCAGCCCTAATCAAAGCACGCGTCCGTGTTGAAATCGAATGGCTTTTGATGCTGTCGCGTCGCGAAGAAATCGCTGAAGTGCGCACCTTTTCTACTGGAGAAGAAGCGACGTTACGCCGCATTGGAACAGAAATCCAAGCCGAACGCGTCAAGGAAATCGAAGCGACGACGCGCCACGATGTCAAAGCCGTCGAATACGCCATTAAAGAGCAACTCGAAAAAACTTCGCTCGCCGATGTGAAAGAATGGGTGCATTTCGCTTGCACTTCGGAAGACATCAACAACCTCGCGCATGGCTTGATGCTGCGTGGCGGCATCGAAGAAGTCTGGTTGCCGCTGGCGCGCGAAGTCGTCGCAGAAACCTACGCGCTTGCACAGCAGCACGCCGAGTTGCCGCTTCTCGCGCGCACGCATGGGCAAACCGCTTCGCCAACAACAGTTGGAAAAGAACTCGCAGTCTTCGTTCGCCGCTGGAAACGCGCGATTCAGTCGGTGGAAAGCATCGAATATCTCGGCAAAATCAACGGCGCGGTTGGCAACTGGAATGCGCACACCGCCGCGTATCCCGATGCGCCGTGGCAGGAGATTTCCCGCGATTTCGTCCAGAGCCTCGGCCTCACCTACAACCCATTAACCACGCAAATCGAAGCGCACGATTACATGGCCGAGTTGTTCGACGGTGTCGCACGTTTCAACACGATTCTACTCGACTTCGACCGCGACATTTGGACTTACATTTCTTTGGGTTACTTTAAGCAGAAGCTAGTTGCAGGCGAAGTCGGAAGTTCGACAATGCCGCACAAAGTCAACCCGATTGACTTCGAGAACTCCGAAGCTAACATCGGCTTGGCGAACGCGATTTTCAATCATCTTTCGGGCAAGCTACCGGTTTCGCGCTTGCAACGCGACCTCACCGATTCCTCGGCGCTGCGCAACATGGGCGTCGGCGTGGGCTACAGCGTGGTGGCGCTTTCTTCGGTTAAGCGTGGCTTGAAGAAGCTGGAAGCCAACGAAGCAAAGTTGCTTGGCGACTTGGACGAAGCGTGGGAAGTGTTGGGCGAAGCGGTGCAAACCGTGATGCGCAAAGCCGGGCACGAAAATCCCTACGAAAAGCTGAAAGAACTGACGCGCGGCGCTCGCATCACCGCCGCAACAATGCGCGAATTTGTTGAAGCACTGGATTTGCCCGATGCTGACAAAACGCGTTTGCGTGAAATGACACCTGCAAGCTACATCGGCCTTGCGCCGGAACTAGTTGAACACGCGCAGTAA
- a CDS encoding alkene reductase, giving the protein MSKLFSPWKLGDLELPNRVIMAPLTRCRASEGRVPNDLMRRYYEQRASAGLILTEATAVTPQGVGYVDTPGIWSPEQIAGWKNITEAVHARGGRIFCQLWHVGRLSHPDFLDGDTPVAPSAIAAIGDIRVPTGHKPYPTPRALETEEVKALVETYKQGAINAREAGFDGVEIHGANGYLPDQFLRDGSNQRTDEYGGSVENRARFLLEITDAAIEVWGAGRVGVHLSPRDMEHHSIADSNPAAIFTYVARELGKRGIAFIFTRESVDGGERYAPAIKDAFGGAFIANESFTSGQAQQLVQSGEADAVAWGQLFIANPDLPARLQQDAPLNEPNPSTFYAPGELGYTDYPALAI; this is encoded by the coding sequence ATGTCGAAATTGTTTTCACCGTGGAAGTTGGGAGATTTGGAGTTGCCGAACCGCGTTATTATGGCCCCGCTCACGCGTTGCCGCGCCAGCGAAGGTCGCGTGCCGAATGACTTGATGCGTCGTTACTACGAGCAGCGCGCATCGGCAGGCTTGATTCTTACCGAAGCAACCGCCGTCACGCCGCAAGGGGTTGGTTACGTCGATACGCCTGGCATCTGGTCGCCGGAACAAATTGCAGGCTGGAAGAACATAACCGAAGCGGTTCATGCACGCGGTGGCCGCATCTTCTGCCAGTTATGGCACGTGGGCCGGTTGTCCCACCCCGATTTTCTTGATGGTGACACTCCGGTTGCTCCTTCGGCGATTGCCGCAATTGGCGATATTCGCGTTCCGACCGGCCACAAGCCGTACCCGACACCGCGCGCGTTGGAAACTGAAGAAGTGAAGGCATTAGTTGAAACCTACAAACAGGGCGCGATCAATGCGCGTGAAGCCGGTTTCGACGGCGTCGAAATTCACGGCGCGAACGGCTACCTGCCCGACCAGTTCTTGCGTGATGGCTCTAATCAGCGCACCGATGAGTACGGTGGAAGCGTCGAGAACCGCGCGCGTTTTCTACTCGAAATCACCGACGCCGCGATTGAGGTCTGGGGCGCGGGGCGCGTTGGTGTTCATCTGTCACCGCGCGATATGGAGCATCATTCCATTGCCGATTCCAATCCGGCGGCAATCTTTACTTACGTTGCTCGCGAATTGGGCAAGCGCGGCATTGCGTTTATCTTCACGCGTGAATCGGTCGATGGCGGCGAGCGTTACGCGCCGGCGATTAAAGACGCTTTTGGCGGCGCGTTTATCGCCAACGAAAGTTTTACAAGCGGGCAGGCGCAGCAACTGGTGCAAAGCGGCGAAGCCGATGCTGTCGCGTGGGGACAACTTTTCATTGCCAACCCCGATTTGCCCGCGCGCTTGCAGCAAGACGCACCGCTCAATGAGCCGAATCCCTCGACGTTCTACGCACCGGGAGAGCTTGGCTACACCGATTACCCGGCTCTTGCGATTTAG
- a CDS encoding response regulator, translated as MTGKVLVVDDDEYLRQFLCMTLRIEGYEVLEAANGDQALKVARAEKPNLILLDWIMPGQPGIEVLKTLRADESTKDIPVIMVTAKSEDADLSLSSLEGASAYLSKPFDATVVSLLVNRFMEGAQQ; from the coding sequence ATGACAGGCAAAGTTTTAGTCGTGGACGATGACGAATATCTGCGTCAGTTCCTATGCATGACGCTGCGCATTGAAGGTTACGAAGTTCTGGAAGCTGCGAACGGCGACCAGGCTTTAAAGGTTGCGCGGGCGGAGAAACCAAACCTGATTCTTCTCGATTGGATTATGCCGGGGCAACCGGGCATTGAAGTTCTCAAAACTCTGCGCGCCGACGAATCTACAAAAGACATTCCTGTCATCATGGTGACGGCGAAAAGCGAGGACGCCGATTTAAGCCTTTCATCCCTTGAAGGCGCGAGCGCTTATCTTTCCAAGCCATTCGATGCCACAGTTGTTTCCCTCCTTGTTAATCGTTTTATGGAAGGCGCACAGCAATAA
- the uvrC gene encoding excinuclease ABC subunit UvrC, whose amino-acid sequence MPQEPFAPSDEAALEPAETVAAPLEDTIAEFQISPLVSAGTFAEKLAQLPESPGVYLHKNAEGKVIYIGKARNLRSRVRSYFSKDGGHSAYTRKMIRLITDFELIVTRTEKEALILENNLVKMHKPHFNIRLKDDKRYPYLKLTLNDEFPALLEVRQPKSDKATYFGPYAGAGKMRQTVALAKRVFKVRTGALISDRRWGGCPWRDTSQLLDKPCLEYHIDRCSGPCIGAIEPQAYQASAKVLKNFLEGRGDDLVKDLQTRMAAAAEDMRFEDAAKIRDQIEAVKSVVERQQVVSLANEDYDALGLHIDAGVASVAVLVVRAGKLIGDQHFFLQNIDGHTEADVLSVFVRGHYEGPTAIPTEILVPHDLDDREAIEEWLSDKEKKRIGVRRPQRGDKTKVIDLARQNAEISLREHLNYNATAKAVHDALLDDLQKHLSLEVSPRRIECFDISTIQGSHSVASMVVFKDGKADKKSYRHFTIKHSLELTGGTEPNDFEMMRETLRRRLQRAIEGDEKFLPLPDLLMVDGGKGQLSSALAVLQEKNMEHIPTVGLAKQHELLFVPDKADAIALPRNSSALHLMQRIRDEAHRFAITHHRKKRGKAATHSILDDVPGIGEARRNALLQHFGGLQKLRSASVEELAAVDGMTKPLAEKLQQYLQVLLKVE is encoded by the coding sequence ATGCCGCAAGAACCTTTCGCGCCGTCCGATGAAGCCGCTCTTGAACCAGCAGAAACCGTTGCCGCTCCGCTTGAGGACACGATTGCTGAATTTCAAATATCGCCCCTTGTTTCCGCCGGAACCTTTGCGGAAAAGCTGGCTCAATTGCCCGAGTCTCCCGGCGTTTATTTGCACAAGAACGCTGAAGGCAAAGTGATTTATATTGGCAAAGCGCGCAATTTGCGGTCGCGCGTGCGTTCGTATTTCTCCAAAGACGGCGGTCATTCGGCCTACACGCGCAAGATGATTCGGCTCATCACCGACTTCGAACTCATCGTGACGCGCACCGAGAAAGAAGCGCTGATTCTCGAAAATAACCTTGTCAAAATGCACAAGCCGCATTTCAATATCCGGCTGAAAGACGACAAGCGTTATCCGTATCTCAAGCTCACGCTCAACGATGAATTTCCGGCGCTTTTGGAAGTTCGCCAGCCGAAGAGCGACAAGGCAACCTACTTCGGGCCGTATGCAGGCGCGGGCAAAATGCGCCAGACGGTTGCGCTGGCCAAGCGCGTTTTTAAGGTGCGGACCGGCGCACTGATTTCCGACCGGCGCTGGGGCGGCTGCCCGTGGCGCGATACATCGCAGTTGCTGGATAAGCCGTGTCTCGAATATCACATCGACCGTTGCAGCGGCCCGTGTATCGGCGCGATTGAACCCCAGGCGTATCAAGCCTCCGCGAAGGTTCTGAAGAATTTTCTGGAAGGGCGCGGCGACGACCTTGTGAAAGATTTACAAACGCGCATGGCTGCCGCCGCCGAAGATATGCGCTTTGAAGATGCGGCCAAAATCCGTGACCAGATTGAAGCCGTAAAAAGCGTTGTCGAGCGGCAGCAAGTCGTTTCTCTTGCCAACGAAGATTACGACGCGCTCGGCTTGCACATCGACGCGGGCGTGGCGAGCGTTGCCGTTTTAGTAGTGCGCGCCGGAAAACTGATCGGCGACCAGCATTTCTTTTTGCAAAACATCGACGGCCACACCGAAGCGGATGTGCTTTCGGTTTTCGTGCGCGGCCATTACGAAGGCCCGACGGCGATTCCCACCGAAATCCTCGTTCCGCACGATTTGGACGACCGCGAAGCGATTGAAGAATGGCTGAGCGACAAAGAAAAAAAGCGCATCGGCGTGCGGCGCCCGCAGCGTGGCGACAAAACCAAAGTCATCGACCTTGCGCGCCAGAACGCCGAGATTTCCTTGCGCGAACATCTCAATTACAACGCGACGGCAAAAGCTGTTCACGATGCACTTCTCGACGATTTGCAAAAGCATTTAAGTCTCGAAGTGTCACCGCGCCGCATCGAGTGTTTCGATATTTCGACAATTCAAGGTTCGCATTCGGTCGCGTCGATGGTGGTTTTCAAAGATGGCAAAGCCGACAAAAAATCGTATCGCCATTTCACCATCAAGCACAGTTTGGAATTGACGGGCGGCACCGAACCCAACGATTTCGAGATGATGCGCGAAACCTTACGCCGTCGTTTACAGCGCGCGATCGAAGGCGACGAAAAGTTTCTGCCGCTGCCCGATTTGCTAATGGTCGATGGCGGCAAAGGCCAGCTTTCGTCGGCCCTCGCGGTGTTGCAGGAAAAGAACATGGAGCACATTCCGACGGTTGGTTTGGCGAAGCAGCACGAACTGCTTTTCGTGCCCGACAAAGCCGACGCGATTGCACTTCCGCGCAATTCTTCGGCGTTGCATCTCATGCAGCGCATTCGCGATGAAGCGCACCGCTTTGCGATTACGCATCACCGCAAGAAGCGCGGCAAGGCAGCAACGCATTCGATTCTCGATGATGTTCCCGGCATCGGCGAAGCACGGCGCAACGCGTTGTTGCAGCACTTCGGTGGTTTGCAAAAGCTGCGTTCGGCCAGCGTGGAAGAGCTCGCAGCCGTCGATGGCATGACGAAACCGCTCGCCGAAAAGCTGCAACAGTATCTTCAGGTGCTTTTGAAAGTTGAATAA
- a CDS encoding DUF4336 domain-containing protein, which yields MNLKPLAENIWVYEQPHHLAGVNIGARMTIVRTGDQLWLHSPIDAGMLHDEIAALGKVCAVVAPNVGHYMGLQEAAEIFPDAEAFAVPDIAKKFELDARLPEFSANEELHARRIRGSRIFDETVFLHAPSKTLVLTDLCMNLRRLSRRERVLARLFGIPPRFGVSRLERFLMRDRAVIHCAAQDILAWDFDRVIVSHGDIIERDGKAILRQALRRL from the coding sequence ATGAATCTCAAACCACTGGCCGAAAACATCTGGGTGTACGAGCAACCGCATCATCTGGCGGGTGTGAATATCGGCGCGCGCATGACGATTGTGCGTACCGGCGACCAGCTCTGGCTGCATTCGCCGATTGATGCCGGGATGTTGCACGACGAAATTGCGGCGCTTGGAAAGGTGTGCGCGGTTGTGGCTCCGAATGTCGGTCATTATATGGGCTTACAAGAAGCGGCGGAAATTTTCCCCGACGCCGAAGCATTTGCCGTTCCCGACATTGCCAAAAAATTTGAACTGGACGCGCGATTGCCGGAATTCTCGGCCAACGAAGAATTGCATGCGCGCCGCATTCGCGGCAGCCGGATTTTCGACGAAACCGTGTTTTTGCACGCGCCGAGCAAAACTCTCGTTCTCACCGATTTGTGCATGAACCTTCGCCGTTTGTCGCGGCGCGAGCGTGTTCTGGCGCGATTGTTTGGTATTCCGCCGCGCTTCGGCGTATCGCGTCTGGAGCGATTCCTCATGCGAGACCGCGCAGTGATCCATTGCGCGGCGCAGGATATTCTCGCGTGGGATTTCGACCGCGTGATCGTGTCGCACGGCGACATCATCGAACGCGACGGAAAAGCAATTCTGCGACAGGCGCTGCGTCGGCTCTAA
- a CDS encoding Rrf2 family transcriptional regulator, translating to MANNCRFAFAIHVLSVLAYRDEQTGEAMTSDELAHTVNTNAVVIRRLLGDLRAAGLVTTQRGAGGGVRLALPSSAINLAAIRRAVEGELMPFGAHPNKPAQCCVVGRGIQTVLDEVSKRAADAMEKEYRSVSLADVVGRICKSGNCLPSL from the coding sequence ATGGCGAATAACTGCCGTTTTGCATTTGCCATTCACGTCTTGAGCGTGTTGGCTTATCGCGACGAACAAACAGGTGAAGCGATGACAAGTGATGAACTGGCACACACGGTTAATACCAATGCCGTGGTGATTCGCCGCTTGCTGGGCGACTTGCGCGCGGCGGGTTTGGTCACGACACAGCGCGGCGCGGGCGGCGGCGTGCGTCTAGCCTTGCCCTCATCAGCAATCAACTTGGCAGCAATCCGGCGCGCTGTTGAAGGTGAGCTTATGCCTTTTGGTGCGCATCCGAATAAGCCTGCTCAATGTTGTGTCGTTGGACGCGGCATCCAAACGGTTTTAGATGAAGTCTCGAAACGCGCTGCCGATGCGATGGAAAAAGAGTACCGATCGGTGTCGCTTGCCGATGTCGTTGGACGTATTTGCAAAAGTGGAAACTGTCTGCCGTCACTATAG